A genomic segment from Triticum dicoccoides isolate Atlit2015 ecotype Zavitan chromosome 1A, WEW_v2.0, whole genome shotgun sequence encodes:
- the LOC119356984 gene encoding uncharacterized protein LOC119356984: MAAALRLQAAARMLQRSPAEQRLRLLPRLLHGAGSPSTPSAAAERLSLVQLHDRQQELSEELYPVLLELDKRILGKHHKATGLIFHTRYSDLLGIVTKHVDPRPNDSNWRWFRAKVILSNGCAWLVGLGFLHCMCFHDLLAEEEEENDVDKEE, encoded by the exons ATGGCGGCGGCGCTTCGACTACAGGCGGCGGCGAGGATGCTCCAGCGATCTCCGGCGGAGCAACGGCTCCGGCTGCTGCCACGGCTCTTGCACGGCGCCGGTTCACCGTCGACCCCCTCGGCTGCTGCCGAG AGGCTCTCGTTGGTGCAACTGCACGACAGGCAGCAGGAGCTGTCAGAGGAGCTGTACCCCGTGCTGCTCGAGCTAGACAAGAGAATACTAGGCAAACACCACAAGGCCACCGGCTTGATCTTCCACACCAGATACTCGGATCTGCTCGGGATCGTCACCAAGCACGTCGATCCTAGACCAAACGACTCCAACTG GCGGTGGTTTCGAGCCAAAGTGATATTGTCCAATGGGTGCGCATGGTTGGTGGGTCTGGGTTTCCTACATTGCATGTGCTTCCATGATCTGCttgcggaagaagaagaagaaaatgatgtagATAAAGAGGAGTGA